In the genome of Desulfobulbaceae bacterium, the window TTCCATTAACTATCAAAGATGTCATCTGCACCAAAGGAATAAGAACCACCTGCGGTTCCAAGATTCTTGAACCGTTTATTCCTCCCTATGACGCCACTGTCATCACCAAACTCCAGGAACAAGGCGCGGTGATGCTCGGCAAGGTCAGCATGGACGAATTCGCCATGGGCTCAGCCAACGAGAACTGCGCCTACGGGACTCCCAAAAACCCTTGGGACACAAATCACATCTGCGGCGGATCCAGCGGTGGTTCCGCCGCTGCCGTCGCAGCAGGAGAGTGCATTGCCTCACTAGGCTCTGATACCGGCGGATCAGTACGTCAACCAGCCTCCCACTGCGGAGTGGTTGGCATGAAGCCTACCTACGGACGAATTTCACGTTTTGGACTCCTGGCCTTTGCCTCCTCTCTCGACCAAATCGGCCCTCTGACCAAGGATGTCCGAGATTGCGCCATCATGCTGAACGGCATTGCCGGGCACGACCCTCGGGATTCCACCTCGGTCAAGGAGCCTGTTCCCGACTTTACCAGCGCTCTTGGCAAAAATATTCGAGGAATGAAAATCGGTATCCCACGGGAATATTTCGGCGAAGGACTTGACCCCGAAGTACGAGCTGCCGTGGACAACGCCATTAACGCCCTGCGCCAGACCGGCGTAGAAATCGTCGACGTTTCGCTGCCTCACACCGAATACGGGGTCGCTGCCTATTATATCATCGCCCCGGCTGAGGCCAGTTCCAACCTGGCACGATATGACGGCGTCAAATACGGGTTCCGCAATCTGAATGCCGACTCTCTGCTCGCGATGTACAAGACAACGAGATCACAAGGGTTTGGCGCTGAGGTCAAAAGAAGGATCATCATCGGGACCTATGCGCTCTCCTCTGGCTATTACGATGCCTATTACAAGAAAGCATCCCAAGTAAGAACGCTGATTACCGAGGACTATGCCAAGGCTTTTTCCGCCTGCGATGCCTTAGTCTCACCCGTCACCCCGGCGCCAGCGTGGCGTTTAGGAGAAAAAGCGGACGATCCGCTCTCCGTCTACCTCTCCGATGCCATGACCATCTGCACCAATCTGGCCGGCCTCCCAGCC includes:
- the gatA gene encoding Asp-tRNA(Asn)/Glu-tRNA(Gln) amidotransferase subunit GatA encodes the protein MQLYDQPIHQLHTLLRNRQLSALELTNHVLSRIDQVEPQVGAFITESRELAQAQAQAADAMLARGEGGPLCGIPLTIKDVICTKGIRTTCGSKILEPFIPPYDATVITKLQEQGAVMLGKVSMDEFAMGSANENCAYGTPKNPWDTNHICGGSSGGSAAAVAAGECIASLGSDTGGSVRQPASHCGVVGMKPTYGRISRFGLLAFASSLDQIGPLTKDVRDCAIMLNGIAGHDPRDSTSVKEPVPDFTSALGKNIRGMKIGIPREYFGEGLDPEVRAAVDNAINALRQTGVEIVDVSLPHTEYGVAAYYIIAPAEASSNLARYDGVKYGFRNLNADSLLAMYKTTRSQGFGAEVKRRIIIGTYALSSGYYDAYYKKASQVRTLITEDYAKAFSACDALVSPVTPAPAWRLGEKADDPLSVYLSDAMTICTNLAGLPAISIPCGFSSTGLPIGFQIQGPHFREDTLLSLAHALEQSLGVSERRPPLSGGTK